The DNA region GCGGATAGCGCGTGCGCAGGAAGGAATCACACTGGACCCGCCGCCTGAAGACTATTCGCAAGCCGTGGTGCGGCGCGTGGCGGAGACCGGGCGGGAAGAGATGGTGCTGGAGGAAGCCTCAACCGGGCTCGCCACGAACGAGACGATCACTATTCAGGGAAGCGTTCGAGGTGTGGTGGCGGTCCCATTGCAGAAGTCTCTGGTAACGGATGCTCGCGGGGAGTCCATCGCCGGCCTCGCCACCGAACGGCTGGGAGTGCTTTACCTCGACAGCCGCTCGGGAGCCACTTCATTGACGGGACTGGACCGCCAGGTGCTGGATACCCTGGCTGTTGAGGGCGCGACGGTGATTGAAAACGCACGGCTGATACAGCTTACCCGCGAACAGGAGCGCGTGCAGCACGACCTGGAGCTGGCGCGGAACATTCAGCAGGACCTGCTACCGAAGGAGCTGCCCGCAAGCTCATACTTCGGGGTCCACGCCTTCACGGTGCCGAGTTCCAGCGTTGGTGGCGATTACTACGATGCCCTGGCGCTTTCGCAGGACCGGTACGGATTTGTCGTGGCCGATGTTTCCGGCAAGGGACTACCGGCTGCGATCCTCTCCGCCAACTTGCAGGGCGCATTCGCGGCGGTGGCCTCGGCAGACCTGGAACTGTCCGAAACTTTCAGCCGCGTAAATGACTTCCTGCGCCAGCGATCTGGCGCGGGCATGTATGCCACCATGTTTTATGGCGTTATCAGCCCCAATGGAGATTTCAATTTTGTCAACGCCGGTCACAGTTATCCGTTGGTGGTGCGCTCGGACGGGCGAGTGGAGCCGCTCGAAAAGTCAAACTTTCCTCTGGGACTTTTTCCCCGCATTTCATTTGAAGCAGGATGCGCCCACCTGAATGCCGGGGACATCGTCCTGCTCTTTTCAGACGGACTGACCGAAGCGCAGAACTTCAGGGATGAACTGTTCGGGGAATCGCGGCTGAACTGTGTGGCCGGTGAATGCGCAAAGCTGCCCGCCGCCGCTGCCTCTGAAAAAGTTTTGCAATCCGTGAGGAACTTTGTGGGCCCCGCGCCGCCCTCCGACGACCTGACGCTGGTGGTTCTGCGGTTTGGGGCTGTTTAGCACCCTGGCTGCGCCTTACAATCTTTACCGCTGTTAAACCTTGAAGACCGCCCCGCGCAGAATCCGGCACGGCCAACTACTGCTCTGGGGCATCGGCGTCCGGAAAGAGCTGGCCGAGGCCGCGCACGATTTTCTGTTCCTCGGGTGAAAAGCGTTCCTGGAATTGCGGGCTGTCAAGAAACTTCTGCCGTTCCTCGGGCGTCATCGTGCGCATGCGCCGGAGCGCCATCCGCACCTGCGTCCTTTCCGCAGGGCGCAGGTCCCGCCACTCGCCTGACATCTCCCGCACGTTCTGGCGCTGCTCCGGAGTGAGCTGGGAATAAATCTCTTCGCGTTTTCGGAGCTGGTCCTTCTGCTCCGGCGAGAGCTGGTTCCAGTGCTGGAGGTTTTCGCGAATCTTCTGCTGGCGTTCCGGCGGAAGGCCCTGGAAGCGCCTGTCGTTCTTGAGAACGCGCTCCTGCTCTTTGGGCGGAAGGTCGCGGAGCCGCGCGAAAAATCCTTTGCGCTGCGCCGCCTGCATCCTCGGCGCCTGCCGGGCGCGCATTCTGCGGGCCTGGCGGATTTCCATCCTGCGCTCAGCCCGGGTCTGCGAAAACGCCGGAAGCGCCGGAAGCAGTATTCCGCCGAGCAACACTGCCAGCACTGCCGCAGCGCCCGCGCGTTGCGCACGGGTTGGCGGCTGCATTGCGGATTTAGGCATCCAGCATCTCATTACTGTTTCATTCTTATCCTGTCGCCGGGCCGGGTGGCGCAGATACTCGCCTTGTAGTGTCTGCGGTCTCGCGGAGCGAGAGGCACTTGCCTCTATTCATTCCACCCGGTAGATTGCGATAATCGAGGCGTCCTGCAAAAAATAGTACCGCCAGCTTGACCACGGCCGCCTGCTGCCGTGGAGCTTCAGCTCTTGCATCACGCAACT from Terriglobia bacterium includes:
- a CDS encoding SpoIIE family protein phosphatase, translated to MRESFPRLIVTDSSGGVREIEITKPEFTMGRQSDNDLVLLASRISRRHARILKTDQGYLLEDTRSRHGTYVNGALVTCCPLKSGDQINLGVAETYSLTFLLQQAELPGLLEELDKPTESPAPQLRHLNLLLQMAQTLYRSPRLETVLTALVDSALSITGADRGLLFLCGADGNLYLRIARAQEGITLDPPPEDYSQAVVRRVAETGREEMVLEEASTGLATNETITIQGSVRGVVAVPLQKSLVTDARGESIAGLATERLGVLYLDSRSGATSLTGLDRQVLDTLAVEGATVIENARLIQLTREQERVQHDLELARNIQQDLLPKELPASSYFGVHAFTVPSSSVGGDYYDALALSQDRYGFVVADVSGKGLPAAILSANLQGAFAAVASADLELSETFSRVNDFLRQRSGAGMYATMFYGVISPNGDFNFVNAGHSYPLVVRSDGRVEPLEKSNFPLGLFPRISFEAGCAHLNAGDIVLLFSDGLTEAQNFRDELFGESRLNCVAGECAKLPAAAASEKVLQSVRNFVGPAPPSDDLTLVVLRFGAV
- a CDS encoding DUF3106 domain-containing protein — encoded protein: MPKSAMQPPTRAQRAGAAAVLAVLLGGILLPALPAFSQTRAERRMEIRQARRMRARQAPRMQAAQRKGFFARLRDLPPKEQERVLKNDRRFQGLPPERQQKIRENLQHWNQLSPEQKDQLRKREEIYSQLTPEQRQNVREMSGEWRDLRPAERTQVRMALRRMRTMTPEERQKFLDSPQFQERFSPEEQKIVRGLGQLFPDADAPEQ